The Penaeus monodon isolate SGIC_2016 chromosome 5, NSTDA_Pmon_1, whole genome shotgun sequence genome window below encodes:
- the LOC119573526 gene encoding uncharacterized protein LOC119573526, which produces MSGPLSSGELVKAKTKLFYCVQREKFAQEIADLRKGKSPARSSPLCRLDPFVDDEGLLRIKGRLENADLSFESKHPIIVPSGQVAKLLVQFQHIFLKHAGVSTIVSTLRGSYWIVGVRRIAKTVCRVCVRCKRYDSRACNQPAAPLPGLRVKTAPPFTVTGLDYAGPLFCIDLPSKKLYILFTCAVIRAVHLELTDSLSLSDCMLALRRFAARRGIPSVFYSDNAKTFVGAARQLQQEYGPLSPQWKFIVPRSPWWGGWWECLIRSVKSALRKTIGVRCLSRIELETTLHEVEVCVNSRPLTFVEDEPDVSNPLTPSHFLIGRNAGFQLEISDQPSYVTRQDLIIRESVRQQQLDKFWKLWSNDYLRNLPPVVKGFVQNCNVQKGAVVLVREDHVPRLKWPLGVVTEVFPGNDNIIRSVRVKTDKGTVNRPVQKLHDLEMYSPLYEDSEENVTPSVPGTSENSASEPCEENILKPTSYSRRGRAVRTPVKLDL; this is translated from the coding sequence ATGTCAGGTCCTTTGTCTTCTGGTGAGTTGGTTAAAGCCAAGACCAAACTGTTTTactgtgtacagagagagaaatttgctCAGGAAATTGCAGACTTAAGAAAGGGTAAATCTCCTGCAAGGAGTTCTCCATTGTGTAGACTAGATCCCTTTGTAGACGATGAAGGCCTGTTGAGAATTAAAGGACGTTTGGAGAATGCAGACTTGAGTTTTGAAAGCAAGCATCCTATTATAGTTCCTTCCGGTCAGGTTGCTAAGCTCTTGGTTCAATTTCAACATATTTTCCTGAAGCATGCTGGAGTATCCACCATTGTCTCTACATTAAGAGGCAGCTATTGGATAGTGGGAGTGAGACGAATTGCTAAAACTGTTTGTAGAGTGTGTGTTCGGTGTAAGAGGTATGATTCCAGGGCTTGTAATCAGCCTGCTGCACCCCTACCAGGATTAAGAGTTAAGACTGCTCCTCCTTTTACTGTGACAGGTCTTGATTATGCTGGTCCTCTCTTTTGTATTGATTTACCTTCCAAGAAATTATACATTTTGTTTACATGTGCAGTAATAAGAGCAGTGCACCTAGAACTTACcgactcattatctctctctgacTGCATGCTGGCTTTACGTAGATTTGCAGCACGAAGAGGCATTCCTTCTGTTTTTTACTCAGATAATGCTAAAACATTTGTGGGTGCAGCTCGTCAACTTCAGCAAGAATATGGCCCACTGTCTCCTCAGTGGAAATTCATTGTTCCCCGTTCTCCATGGTGGGGAGGTTGGTGGGAATGTTTGATTAGGTCTGTTAAGTCTGCTTTGAGGAAAACAATAGGTGTTAGATGTCTGTCAAGAATTGAGCTTGAGACCACTCTTCATGAAGTTGAGGTTTGTGTAAATTCTAGACCTTTGACCTTTGTTGAAGATGAACCTGATGTTTCAAATCCTTTGACTCCTTCACACTTTCTCATTGGACGTAATGCTGGATTCCAACTTGAGATTAGTGATCAACCTTCATATGTTACAAGACAGGATTTAATTATCCGAGAAAGTGTTCGTCAGCAGCAACTTgataaattttggaaattatgGAGCAATGATTATTTAAGAAATTTGCCACCTGTTGTGAAAGGATTTGTGCAAAATTGCAATGTACAGAAAGGTGCTGTTGTCCTAGTCAGAGAAGACCATGTTCCTAGGCTTAAATGGCCACTAGGTGTAGTTACAGAAGTATTCccaggtaatgataatatcattaggaGTGTTAGGGTCAAAACTGACAAAGGAACAGTCAATAGACCAGTGCAGAAGTTGCATGATCTTGAAATGTATAGTCCTCTGTATGAAGATTCTGAAGAAAATGTTACACCATCAGTTCCTGGAACCAGTGAAAATAGTGCCTCTGAGCCTTGTGAAGAGAACATTTTGAAACCTACCTCCTATAGTCGACGGGGTCGTGCAGTAAGAACCCCAGTGAAACTTGACTTGTAA